In Capsicum annuum cultivar UCD-10X-F1 chromosome 11, UCD10Xv1.1, whole genome shotgun sequence, one genomic interval encodes:
- the LOC107847423 gene encoding nucleolar protein 14 (The sequence of the model RefSeq protein was modified relative to this genomic sequence to represent the inferred CDS: added 1 base not found in genome assembly): MAKTSKTESSSKKKKMKKSSKTGPKSKDMKLKPPKENPFEAIWSRRKFDILGKKRKGEQRRIGEARSSAIEKRKKTLLKEYEQSGKSSMFVDKRIGENDEGLGEFDKAIMRSQRERQMKLKKNKYNLSDEDEEDFDFGVSLGRDDFDEEVPFDEDEEDYARDDKSAILGQLNSHGSQNAQPGPVEAEENWKKSKKEVMEEVIQKSKFFKAQKAKDREENDELTEQLDKDFTSLVNSKALLSLTQPDKINALKALVNKNISVDNVKKDEVADAPRKGSIGKEKPDTYEMLVSEMAMDIRARPSNRTKTPEEIVQEEKERLELLEKERQKRMAAVDDESDEDGNASDDDSKLVRDPRTISGDDLGDDLEEAPRNKLGWIGEILRRKESELESEDAASTGDSDSEEDDGEDEGSDDGEEEGSGNGDDEGSDEYEEGKTQTIKDWEQSDDDIIDDAKKVMKIKDLKGVDVKGKEVGTVQTKKEKTTLKHPQSELPYTIEAPKTLEEFTSLIDNCSDDQVIEAIRRIRTFNAITVAAENKKKMQVFYGVLLQYFAVLANKKPLNFKLLNLLVKPLMEMSAATPYFAAICARQRLQRIRTQFCEDLKHTGKSSWPSLKTVFLLRLWSMIFPCSDFRHCVMTPAILLMCEYLMRCPIICGRDIAIASFLCSLLLSVTKQSQKFCPEAIVFLQTLLMAALDREQRFENLQLNNLMEIKELGPLLCIRSSNAEMGSLDFLELMDLPEDSQYFDSDNYRASILVTVLETLQGFVNVYKDLISFPEIFMPISKLLCKLSGENHIPGALREKIEDVSQLIDTKAQEHHMLRQPLKMRKKKPVPIRMLNPKFEENYVKGRDYDPDRERAEKKKLKKRIKEEAKGAARELRKDKDFLAKAKEREKTLLAEEKAEKYEKALAFLQERSIHLNQGNWERAGREEDEISFWLLLENFISKASRLLEWKTLNAGSTED; this comes from the exons ATGGCGAAAACGAGCAAAACCGAAAGTtcatcaaagaagaagaagatgaagaagagcaGCAAAACAGGTCCAAAATCCAAAGACATGAAGCTCAAACCACCAAAGGAAAATCCATTCGAAGCTATTTGGTCACGCCGTAAATTCGATATACTTGGCAAAAAACGTAAAGGTGAACAACGAAGAATTGGTGAAGCTCGTTCTTCTGCCATCGAAAAG AGGAAGAAGACACTATTGAAGGAGTATGAGCAAAGTGGGAAATCATCAATGTTTGTTGATAAGCGTATTGGAGAAAATGATGAAGGGCTTGGTGAATTTGATAAAGCTATTATGAGGTCTCAGCGTGAGAGGCAG atgaaattgaagaaaaacaagTATAATCTGTCAGATGAGGATGAAGAGGACTTTGACTTTGGTGTCTCATTGGGAAGGGATGATTTTGATGAGGAAGTTCCATTTGATGAGGATGAGGAGGATTATGCAAGAGACG ATAAGTCAGCTATCTTGGGACAACTTAACTCTCATGGATCTCAGAATGCCCAACCAGGTCCAGTGGAAGCAGAGGAAAAT TGGAAGAAAAGCAAGAAAGAAGTGATGGAGGAAGTCATTCAAAAGAGTAAATTCTTtaag GCCCAAAAAGCGAAGGACagagaagaaaatgatgaattaacTGAACAATTGGACAAAGACTTCACATCACTGGTGAATTCAAAAGCCTTATTGTCACTGACCCAACCAGACAAGATAAATGCTCTGAAGGCTCTTGTGAACAAGAACATTTCAGTTGATAATGTCAAGAAAGATGAGGTAGCTGATGCTCCCAGAAAAGGATCTATTGGAAAG GAAAAGCCCGACACTTATGAGATGCTTGTTAGTGAGATGGCAATGGATATCCGTGCTCGCCCATCAAACCGGACAAAGACTCCTGAAGAAATTGTGCAGGAGGAGAAAGAACGGCTGGAATTATTGGAG AAAGAACGTCAGAAGAGAATGGCTGCAGTTGATGATGAGAGTGATGAAGATGGAAATGCATCTGATGATGACAGTAAATTGGTCAGAGACCCAAGGACTATATCTGGCGATGATCTTGGGGATGATCTTGAGGAGGCGCCTAGAAATAAGTTAGGTTGGATTGGTGAAATCTTGAGAAGGAAAGAAAGTGAACTTGAGAGTGAAGATGCTGCTTCTACGGGGGATTCAGATAGTGAGGAGGACGATGGTGAGGATGAAGGAAGTGACGATGGGGAAGAAGAAGGAAGTGGCAATGGGGATGATGAAGGAAGTGATGAGTATGAAGAAGGAAAGACACAGACTATTAAGGACTGGGAGCAAAGTGAcgatgatattattgatgatgcGAAGAAGGTGATGAAAATAAAGGACCTTAAGGGGGTTGACGTCAAGGGAAAAGAAGTTGGCACTGTacaaaccaaaaaagaaaaaacgacTTTGAAGCATCCACAAAGCGAACTTCCCTATACAATTGAAGCCCCCAAAACCCTAGAGGAGTTCACTTCATTGATAGACAATTGTTCTGATGATCAAGTAATTGAAGCAATCAGGAGAATTCGTACATTCAATGCAATAACTGTTGCAGcagagaataaaaagaaaatgcaa GTCTTTTACGGCGTGTTGCTGCAATATTTCGCTGTGTTGGCAAATAAGAAGCCATTGAATTTCAAGCTTTTGAATTTGCTTGTAAAGCCACTGATGGAGATGAGTGCAGCAACCCCATACTTTGCAGCTATATGTGCTCGCCAAAGGCTGCAAAGAATAAGGACACAGTTTTGTGAAGATCTTAAGCATACAG GAAAAAGCAGTTGGCCATCTTTGAAGACTGTCTTTTTGTTGAGGCTTTGGTCCATGATATTTCCATGCTCTGATTTTCGCCATTGTGTCATGACTCCTGCTATACTGCTTATGTGTGAATACCTAATGCGCTGTCCCATCATTTGCGGAAGAGATATTGCAATTGCTTCCTTCTTGTGCTCTTTGCTGCTCAGT GTAACTAAACAATCTCAAAAGTTTTGTCCTGAGGCTATAGTATTTCTTCAAACTTTGCTGATGGCAGCTCTAGACAGGGAACAGCGATTTGAAAATTTACAG TTGAATAACCTTATGGAGATCAAAGAACTTGGGCCTTTGCTTTGTATACGCAGTAGCAATGCGGAGATGGGTTCTTTAGATTTTCTTGAGCTAATGGACTTACCAGAGGACTCTCAGTATTTCGACTCTGATAATTACAG GGCTAGCATCCTCGTAACAGTTCTGGAAACCCTGCAAGGATTTGTCAATGTATATAAGGACCTTATTTCTTTTCCTGAGATTTTCATGccaatttcaaaattattatgcAAATTGTCCGGAGAAAATCATATTCCAGGTGCATTAAGGGAGAAAATCGAGGATGTATCCCAATTAATTGACACAAAGGCTCAGGAACATCACATGTTGCGTCAACCTTTGAAAATGCGTAAGAAAAAACCTGTGCCCATCAGGATGCTTAATCCGAAATTCGAGGAGAA CTATGTCAAGGGTAGAGATTATGATCCAGATCGTGAGCGTGctgaaaagaaaaagttgaagaaacGTATAAAAGAGGAAGCTAAAGGTGCTGCACGAGAACTGCGTAAGGACAAAGATTTCTTGGCCAAGGCGAAGGAAAGGGAAAAG CCCTACTGGCCGAAGAGAAGGCTGAGAAATATGAGAAAGCTCTTGCCTTTCTTCAAGAAAGGAGCATTCATTTAAATCAGGGCAATTGGGAAAGGGccggaagagaagaagatgaaattagCTTTTGGTTGTTACTTGAAAATTTTATCTCAAAAGCTTCTCGTCTTTTG GAATGGAAGACGCTGAATGCTGGAAGTACAGAGGATTGA
- the LOC107847425 gene encoding uncharacterized protein LOC107847425, which yields MAALDREQRFKNLQLNDLMEIKELGPLLCICSSNAEMGSLDSLELMDLPEDSQYFDSDNYRASILVTVLETLPGFVNVYKDLISFPEIFMLISKLLCKLSGENHIPGALREKIKDVSQLIDTKSQEHHMLR from the exons ATGGCAGCTTTAGACAGGGAACAGCGATTTAAAAATTTACAG TTGAATGACCTTATGGAGATCAAAGAACTTGGGCCTTTGCTTTGCATATGCAGCAGCAATGCGGAGATGGGTTCTTTAGATTCTCTTGAGCTAATGGACTTACCAGAGGACTCGCAGTATTTTGACTCTGATAATTACAG GGCTAGCATCCTCGTAACAGTTCTGGAAACCCTGCCAGGATTTGTTAATGTATATAAGGACCTTATTTCTTTTCCTGAGATTTTCATgctaatttcaaaattattatgcAAATTGTCCGGAGAAAATCATATTCCAGGTGCATTAAGGGAGAAAATCAAGGATGTATCCCAATTAATTGACACAAAGTCTCAGGAACATCACATGTTGCGTTAA